Proteins found in one archaeon genomic segment:
- a CDS encoding TATA-box-binding protein, with the protein MPQTKAIVSIENVVASASVNQTVDLNLITKNFVTVEYHPDQFPGLVFRLRNPKTATLIFSSGKMVCTGAKSEEQARKAVQEVVRQLRKGKIPIKNEAVVEIQNIVASASLGGKVHLEEAARTLPKSMYEPEQFPGLIHRMADPKTVILLFASGKLVCTGAKKESEVYRAVNNLHVTLEEKNLMVY; encoded by the coding sequence ATGCCTCAGACCAAGGCCATCGTAAGCATCGAAAATGTGGTCGCGTCGGCGTCAGTCAACCAAACCGTCGACCTCAACCTGATCACCAAGAACTTCGTCACGGTCGAGTACCACCCGGACCAGTTCCCGGGGCTCGTCTTCAGGCTGAGGAACCCCAAGACAGCGACCCTGATTTTCAGCTCTGGGAAGATGGTCTGCACGGGCGCAAAGTCTGAGGAGCAGGCGAGGAAGGCGGTTCAGGAGGTCGTTCGCCAACTCAGGAAGGGAAAGATCCCGATCAAGAACGAAGCCGTAGTGGAGATCCAGAACATCGTCGCCTCTGCAAGCCTCGGGGGGAAGGTCCACCTCGAAGAGGCCGCGAGGACCCTGCCAAAGTCGATGTACGAGCCCGAGCAGTTTCCAGGGCTCATCCACAGGATGGCCGACCCCAAAACGGTCATACTCCTTTTCGCGTCGGGCAAGCTCGTCTGCACAGGCGCGAAGAAAGAGAGCGAAGTCTACAGAGCGGTCAACAACCTCCACGTCACCCTAGAAGAAAAGAACCTGATGGTCTACTGA
- a CDS encoding signal peptidase I, with amino-acid sequence MKFQAGTAVYVVGFVVFLLVFSFLLLSYTRRVDGTSMLPTLEEGDLVVLEHASFSDVHVGDIIVYDPPCSATGSSVIHRVVASSPDGFTTRGDNNPLPDQDPSARIATGPITQDCIVGKVVFVVPYVERLASLPYGANYILAALIFIAVLYSELGGRGKAEADSEQPEERPEPPPKDSTTAS; translated from the coding sequence TTGAAGTTCCAGGCAGGAACCGCAGTCTACGTCGTGGGATTCGTCGTCTTCTTGCTTGTCTTTTCATTCCTGCTGCTCTCCTACACTAGGAGGGTGGACGGGACGAGCATGCTTCCGACCTTGGAGGAGGGCGACCTGGTCGTGCTTGAGCACGCCTCCTTCTCTGATGTCCATGTGGGAGACATAATCGTCTACGACCCACCTTGCTCGGCGACCGGCTCATCCGTGATTCATAGGGTCGTCGCGTCCAGCCCTGATGGGTTCACTACAAGGGGCGACAACAATCCGTTGCCCGACCAGGACCCAAGCGCGAGGATCGCCACAGGACCGATCACCCAAGACTGCATTGTCGGAAAGGTCGTCTTCGTTGTCCCCTACGTTGAGCGGCTCGCTTCGTTGCCGTACGGAGCCAACTACATCCTTGCGGCTCTGATCTTCATCGCGGTGCTCTACTCTGAGCTGGGAGGAAGGGGCAAGGCTGAAGCCGACAGCGAGCAGCCTGAAGAACGTCCCGAGCCGCCCCCGAAGGACTCGACCACGGCATCTTGA
- a CDS encoding FAD-binding oxidoreductase produces the protein MKELTSKEDLEALSRDAGIITFHPQRAFEAETEVDVISSLKLADDSGLSLTPRGGGTSIPSQSVGRGIVLVQKMQGFALVEGVASCGPALVKGKLNEALGDLGLWMPVDPSSYSSCTVGGMAANNSAGIRTPKYGTTIDHVEWLRVILPGGDAMRLEPGSLEEAANGSDPRVRKVCELILQNHKEILAERPRVSKNSSGFRLERAIEGDRLHLEKLFVGSEGTLGVFTEVGFATRRKPGWRVLFVVETTLEGLGDAVSAFRSTSPTAIELLDRSVFRRMGKEEMLSKYAKSDSNYLLFTEYDGEGSPDAKIEEVAGSKVSGYEPLVITDPAAISEAWEVRNETLKLGLQVRSGGKVLVPGVEDLVVPGERLPDLVRLLQTEFDRRGLEYISYGHAGDANLHARPLLDPTDSSGRRTLDNLMDECFEAVWRMGGSMTGEHGDGMLRAPYVGRQYPKTYWIMKEIKSLFDPKGVLNPGVKLV, from the coding sequence TTGAAGGAACTGACTTCCAAAGAGGACCTGGAAGCGCTCTCTAGAGACGCAGGGATCATCACATTCCACCCACAGCGGGCCTTCGAGGCGGAGACAGAGGTGGACGTGATCTCGTCCCTCAAGCTCGCCGACGATTCTGGTCTCTCCCTCACGCCAAGAGGCGGCGGCACCTCGATACCCAGCCAGTCGGTGGGGCGGGGGATCGTCCTCGTTCAGAAGATGCAGGGCTTTGCTCTGGTCGAGGGGGTCGCAAGCTGCGGGCCCGCCCTCGTCAAGGGGAAGCTCAACGAAGCCCTCGGAGACCTGGGCCTTTGGATGCCCGTCGACCCGTCCAGCTACTCGAGTTGCACCGTGGGAGGGATGGCCGCCAACAACTCCGCGGGCATTCGGACGCCCAAGTACGGCACCACCATAGACCACGTCGAGTGGCTCAGGGTCATCCTCCCAGGCGGAGACGCGATGCGGCTAGAGCCTGGCTCGCTCGAGGAGGCAGCCAACGGCAGTGACCCGAGGGTCAGGAAGGTCTGCGAGCTGATCCTCCAAAACCACAAGGAGATTCTGGCGGAGCGGCCCCGAGTCAGCAAGAACTCCTCGGGGTTCAGGCTGGAGCGCGCGATCGAGGGCGACAGGCTCCATCTGGAGAAACTCTTCGTCGGCTCTGAAGGCACGCTGGGGGTCTTCACAGAAGTGGGGTTCGCGACGAGGAGGAAGCCTGGCTGGAGGGTCCTGTTCGTCGTCGAGACGACCTTGGAAGGGCTCGGGGACGCAGTCTCGGCCTTCAGGAGCACCTCTCCGACCGCGATCGAGTTGCTCGACAGGTCGGTCTTCAGGAGGATGGGCAAGGAGGAGATGCTCTCGAAGTATGCAAAGTCCGACTCCAACTACCTCCTTTTCACCGAGTACGACGGGGAAGGCTCCCCTGACGCGAAGATTGAGGAGGTCGCCGGCTCGAAGGTGTCGGGATACGAGCCCCTCGTCATCACGGACCCTGCGGCCATCTCCGAGGCCTGGGAGGTGAGGAACGAGACCCTCAAGCTCGGCCTCCAGGTAAGGAGCGGCGGCAAGGTATTGGTCCCGGGCGTGGAGGACCTCGTAGTCCCGGGCGAGAGGCTCCCGGACCTGGTCAGGCTCCTGCAGACCGAGTTTGATAGGAGGGGCCTCGAGTACATCTCCTACGGCCACGCAGGAGATGCTAACCTCCATGCCCGCCCTCTCCTCGACCCCACCGACTCCTCGGGACGCAGGACCCTGGACAACCTGATGGACGAGTGCTTCGAGGCTGTCTGGAGGATGGGTGGCTCGATGACGGGTGAGCATGGGGACGGGATGCTGAGGGCTCCCTATGTAGGGCGCCAGTATCCCAAGACGTACTGGATAATGAAGGAAATCAAATCGCTGTTCGACCCGAAGGGAGTCCTGAACCCCGGCGTCAAGCTTGTCTGA
- a CDS encoding ABC transporter permease, whose amino-acid sequence MKAHKRRAAGQWAVAFRRFRKNKAGLAGLAIVGFFVFLMVFGFFLAPYPVRDFGCLYQGCTNLPPFTNWAHPLGTENSGIDVYSEILHGTPNDLFVGIGATVISVAIGVLVGSLAGYRRGFSSAFLLGFTQVFLTLPVLVIILLFARVFVLLVAGGFGLPLITLILGVFGWPTIALVARGEILRIRELEFVQAARALGASNTRILFRHVVPNMLSPIIVISSLLIAGNILTEVVISFLGFGDPNTSTWGLLLQEGFAYIRTEWWVSLFPGLAVVFCVLGFNLMGDGLSDALNPRLRE is encoded by the coding sequence GTGAAAGCCCACAAGCGAAGGGCCGCGGGCCAGTGGGCGGTCGCTTTCAGGAGGTTCAGGAAGAACAAGGCTGGCCTCGCCGGGTTAGCCATCGTCGGTTTCTTCGTCTTCCTGATGGTCTTCGGTTTCTTCCTCGCTCCTTACCCCGTGAGGGACTTCGGGTGCCTCTACCAGGGGTGCACGAACCTCCCCCCCTTCACGAACTGGGCCCACCCCCTCGGGACTGAGAACTCCGGGATCGACGTTTACAGCGAGATCCTCCACGGGACGCCGAACGACCTCTTCGTCGGCATAGGGGCCACAGTCATTTCGGTGGCCATAGGAGTCCTGGTCGGAAGCCTTGCCGGCTACCGGAGGGGCTTCTCCAGCGCCTTCCTCCTGGGGTTCACCCAGGTCTTCCTCACGCTGCCAGTCCTCGTGATCATCCTCCTCTTCGCGAGGGTCTTCGTGCTCCTGGTCGCGGGGGGCTTCGGGCTCCCGCTCATCACGCTCATCCTGGGAGTCTTCGGCTGGCCCACCATAGCCCTGGTCGCGAGGGGAGAGATTCTGAGGATTCGGGAGCTAGAGTTCGTGCAGGCCGCGCGTGCTCTCGGCGCGAGCAACACGAGGATCCTCTTCAGGCACGTCGTCCCGAACATGCTCTCGCCGATCATAGTCATCTCGTCACTCCTCATCGCCGGCAACATCCTGACGGAAGTCGTCATCAGCTTCCTCGGCTTCGGGGACCCGAACACCTCCACTTGGGGACTCCTCCTTCAGGAAGGTTTCGCCTACATCAGGACCGAGTGGTGGGTCTCTCTTTTCCCGGGCTTGGCAGTGGTCTTCTGCGTCCTCGGCTTCAACCTGATGGGGGACGGCCTCTCCGACGCGCTGAATCCTAGGTTGAGGGAATAG
- a CDS encoding ATP-binding cassette domain-containing protein → MADPLIRVENLVKYFPVYERGILLRRKVGDVHAVDGIDLTIGKGETLGLVGESGCGKTTAGKVILSLEEPDSGKVYFEGKDVYETFAKGTTEDRKYIRRNMQMVFQNPYGSLDPRMTVFDIVSEPFAIHKNIPQGQWEDNVYRLLKMVGLEEYHAERYPHEFSGGQRQRISIARALATDPKFVIADEPVSSLDVSVRAQVLNLLEELQARAGISFLYISHDLSSVRQISQHVAVMYLGEVFEYAPTDRVFTKPLNPYTIALLSAVPVPDPEKKVKRIILPGDVPSPVNPPGGCRFHPRCPYATDICSTSKPALRELEPGHLVACHHAEKFL, encoded by the coding sequence ATGGCCGACCCGCTGATCAGAGTAGAGAACCTCGTAAAGTACTTCCCAGTCTACGAGAGGGGCATCCTGCTCAGGAGGAAGGTCGGGGACGTCCACGCGGTCGACGGCATAGACCTGACCATAGGCAAGGGGGAGACCCTGGGACTGGTCGGCGAAAGCGGGTGCGGAAAGACCACAGCGGGCAAGGTCATCCTCTCGCTCGAGGAGCCCGACTCGGGCAAGGTCTACTTCGAGGGCAAGGACGTCTACGAAACCTTCGCGAAGGGGACCACCGAGGACAGGAAGTACATCAGACGCAACATGCAGATGGTCTTCCAGAACCCATACGGGTCGCTCGACCCGAGGATGACAGTCTTCGACATCGTCTCAGAGCCCTTCGCGATCCACAAGAACATCCCCCAGGGGCAGTGGGAGGACAACGTCTACCGCCTCCTGAAGATGGTCGGGCTGGAGGAGTACCACGCCGAGAGGTACCCGCACGAGTTCTCTGGGGGGCAAAGGCAGCGCATCTCGATAGCGAGGGCCCTGGCCACAGACCCCAAGTTCGTGATCGCGGACGAGCCAGTCTCCTCCCTCGACGTCTCGGTCAGGGCACAGGTCCTCAACCTCCTCGAGGAGCTCCAAGCCAGAGCCGGCATTTCGTTCCTCTACATCTCCCACGACCTCAGCTCGGTGAGGCAGATCTCCCAGCACGTGGCGGTGATGTACCTCGGGGAGGTCTTCGAGTACGCCCCCACGGACAGGGTCTTCACAAAGCCCCTCAACCCCTACACAATCGCCCTCCTCTCGGCCGTGCCCGTGCCCGACCCTGAGAAGAAGGTCAAGAGGATCATCCTTCCGGGCGACGTGCCCAGCCCGGTCAACCCGCCGGGGGGTTGCAGGTTCCACCCGAGATGCCCATACGCGACCGACATCTGCAGTACTTCGAAGCCGGCCCTGAGGGAGCTCGAACCGGGCCACCTCGTCGCCTGCCACCACGCTGAGAAGTTCCTGTAA
- a CDS encoding DNA-binding protein has protein sequence MAKIYSLKEGSKIPGEILRLAAKEGVRTASVEGIGAVRRLKLAYYNPATKKYEEHRYAENLEVTSLLGNITTKDGAPFLHAHATLGRRDMSVIGGHLLSAEVHPLLEVVITKTTNDAVRRFDEELGLNLIYKTS, from the coding sequence GTGGCCAAGATCTACTCCCTCAAGGAGGGGTCGAAGATTCCGGGCGAAATCCTGAGACTAGCTGCAAAGGAAGGGGTACGCACAGCAAGCGTGGAAGGGATAGGGGCCGTGAGGCGGCTCAAGCTTGCATACTACAACCCTGCCACGAAGAAGTACGAGGAGCACCGGTACGCGGAGAACCTTGAAGTCACGAGCCTGCTCGGAAACATCACGACAAAGGACGGGGCGCCCTTTCTTCATGCCCACGCGACGTTGGGCAGGCGGGACATGTCGGTCATCGGAGGGCATCTCCTCTCAGCGGAGGTCCATCCGCTCCTCGAAGTTGTCATTACCAAAACGACCAACGACGCGGTCCGAAGGTTCGATGAAGAGTTGGGCCTAAACCTGATCTACAAGACCAGTTAG
- a CDS encoding NAD-binding protein gives MARVVLCGMGAIGTEVLRYLVERGHTLVGVVDTDPEKVGRTVAEITGLPVGTRVSHSVEELAEGTADVAVFATTSRLTGIASDVMRAASLGMDVVATAEEMAFPESSDREAAGRIDALAKEKDVTVVGVGVNPGFVMDWVPALVLSASKNPTKVHVVRSVDVSRRRRQLQAKAGVGLTRAKFEKGVEEGSLGHVGLVESASLIARSLGTTLEDTKQGVFPVLGSDEYVLGVRQFAEGTAGRCLIRLDLEMSVTSADFDVVEVKGDPDIKLRFEKGVFGDSATVALVVHAVERVAAARPGVVTVLDLPLARP, from the coding sequence TTGGCGAGGGTCGTCCTCTGCGGGATGGGCGCCATCGGGACGGAGGTTCTGAGGTATCTCGTCGAGAGGGGCCACACCTTAGTCGGCGTGGTGGACACAGACCCAGAGAAGGTCGGGAGGACGGTCGCCGAGATAACGGGCCTTCCGGTCGGGACGAGGGTCTCGCACTCCGTGGAAGAGCTGGCAGAGGGGACGGCAGACGTCGCGGTCTTCGCGACTACCTCCAGGCTAACGGGGATTGCGAGCGACGTGATGCGCGCTGCGAGCCTGGGGATGGACGTCGTGGCCACTGCGGAGGAGATGGCCTTTCCCGAGTCCTCTGACCGAGAGGCGGCCGGGAGGATTGACGCCCTGGCCAAGGAGAAGGACGTTACTGTGGTCGGGGTCGGGGTCAATCCGGGCTTCGTAATGGACTGGGTCCCTGCGCTCGTCCTCTCAGCCTCCAAGAACCCGACCAAAGTCCACGTGGTCCGATCGGTGGACGTAAGCAGGCGCCGGAGGCAGCTCCAAGCCAAGGCAGGGGTCGGGCTTACCAGGGCGAAGTTCGAAAAGGGGGTCGAAGAGGGGTCTCTGGGGCACGTGGGTCTCGTCGAGTCTGCGAGCCTGATCGCAAGGTCCCTTGGGACGACGCTCGAGGATACGAAGCAGGGGGTCTTCCCAGTCCTGGGGTCTGATGAATACGTTCTGGGCGTAAGGCAGTTCGCGGAGGGGACCGCCGGGCGCTGCCTGATCAGGCTTGACCTCGAGATGTCGGTCACTTCGGCGGACTTTGACGTGGTGGAGGTAAAGGGAGATCCGGACATCAAGCTGAGGTTCGAGAAGGGCGTCTTCGGAGACTCGGCCACTGTCGCCCTGGTCGTGCACGCAGTCGAGAGGGTCGCCGCGGCGCGACCTGGCGTCGTCACCGTCCTCGACCTCCCCCTCGCGCGGCCGTAG
- a CDS encoding Rieske 2Fe-2S domain-containing protein yields the protein MKAIFALSAVLSVVPFVPWGSFLSSKITIGTATQKVLQKAVVDDDSKYGAAAGQQVKVSDLATFPPNGHWVITYPSSGDPTLDAQNPDTFLKYELIRLPEELGGSSMKATDFVAFSKVCVHLWCSPNYNPTQTNNPSEFGYQAPSPTVTTHQRYECPCHGSIYELPDGKAILGPAALQAPPTNAIPMLTLQADSDGYLYVYLPNHDPTKAYPDNGVGSIGANGDLGFGRDSGSYQSFIKPMGEVPADTSLLEENA from the coding sequence GTGAAGGCAATCTTCGCCCTTAGCGCCGTCCTCTCAGTTGTCCCCTTCGTCCCTTGGGGAAGCTTCCTCTCGTCAAAAATCACCATAGGCACGGCCACCCAGAAGGTCCTCCAGAAGGCTGTGGTAGACGACGACTCGAAGTACGGAGCGGCCGCGGGGCAGCAGGTCAAGGTCAGCGACCTGGCCACCTTCCCGCCCAACGGACACTGGGTCATCACCTACCCGAGCTCTGGAGATCCCACCCTCGATGCTCAGAACCCCGACACCTTCCTGAAGTACGAGCTCATCCGACTCCCTGAAGAACTGGGCGGCTCGAGCATGAAGGCGACGGACTTTGTGGCGTTCAGCAAAGTCTGCGTCCACCTCTGGTGCAGCCCGAATTATAATCCGACTCAGACCAACAATCCCAGCGAATTCGGATACCAGGCTCCCAGCCCTACTGTGACTACGCACCAGCGGTACGAGTGCCCCTGCCACGGAAGCATTTACGAGCTCCCGGACGGAAAGGCCATCCTGGGACCCGCCGCTCTCCAGGCCCCTCCCACCAACGCGATCCCGATGCTCACTCTTCAGGCCGACTCCGACGGATACCTGTACGTGTACCTGCCGAACCACGACCCCACCAAGGCCTACCCGGACAACGGAGTAGGGTCCATCGGCGCGAACGGCGACCTGGGCTTCGGGCGCGACTCCGGGAGCTACCAGTCTTTCATCAAGCCGATGGGCGAAGTCCCCGCCGACACGAGCCTCCTGGAGGAGAACGCCTGA
- a CDS encoding ABC transporter permease, with the protein MASLLTYLIRRVLFMIPVFLSVSIITFIITNAAGDPIKLIRLSFKTLTPAQLQQLIAFYHLNEPLYARYFQWLGEFLTGNLGISLQGGTVADKIVPWIGTTLELQLLALFLSLGIGVPIGIYSAKHQYSKSDIAVTSTAIFGVSMPTFWVGIMLILIFSVYFPWLPAFGAVSPYPPYWWGNYQLDVLAHLILPVLVLTFVSVATIVRLIRANMLEVLRQDYVLAARASGIKESTIIYRYALKNAVTPVITIVGLSFGFLLAGAPGLETTFTWPGLGYAFVLAATVLDLPVVQGITMIITLIVLIANLGTDLAYAWLDPRVRLS; encoded by the coding sequence GTGGCGAGTCTTCTCACCTACTTGATACGCCGGGTCCTGTTCATGATTCCAGTCTTCCTCTCCGTCTCTATCATCACTTTCATCATAACCAACGCAGCCGGAGACCCGATCAAGCTGATCAGGCTCTCCTTCAAGACCCTGACCCCGGCCCAGCTTCAGCAGCTGATAGCATTCTATCACTTGAACGAGCCACTCTACGCGAGGTACTTCCAGTGGCTGGGCGAGTTCCTGACGGGCAACCTGGGGATTTCCCTCCAAGGAGGAACGGTGGCTGACAAGATCGTCCCCTGGATCGGGACGACGCTCGAGCTCCAGCTCCTCGCGCTCTTCCTCAGCCTTGGAATCGGAGTCCCGATCGGGATCTACTCCGCGAAGCACCAGTACTCAAAGTCAGACATAGCGGTCACCTCGACAGCGATCTTCGGCGTGTCTATGCCGACCTTCTGGGTCGGGATCATGCTGATCCTCATCTTCTCGGTGTACTTTCCGTGGCTCCCCGCCTTCGGTGCCGTCTCCCCCTACCCGCCCTACTGGTGGGGCAACTACCAGCTGGACGTCCTGGCCCACCTCATCCTTCCCGTACTCGTGCTCACCTTCGTCTCTGTCGCGACCATCGTCCGGCTCATCAGGGCCAACATGCTTGAAGTCCTGAGGCAGGACTATGTGCTCGCAGCCAGGGCGAGCGGGATCAAGGAGTCGACCATAATCTACAGGTACGCGCTGAAGAACGCCGTCACCCCGGTGATCACGATCGTGGGCCTCTCCTTCGGGTTCCTCCTCGCTGGGGCTCCCGGGCTCGAGACGACCTTCACCTGGCCCGGCCTGGGCTACGCCTTCGTCCTCGCCGCCACCGTCCTCGACCTCCCTGTCGTGCAGGGGATCACGATGATAATCACGCTGATAGTCCTCATCGCTAACCTGGGCACGGACCTCGCATACGCCTGGCTCGACCCGAGAGTGAGACTCTCCTGA
- a CDS encoding winged helix-turn-helix transcriptional regulator yields the protein MSSFSGLPKFVTSSEVRRKLLGHLAKEAMTPTELASIEKKHISHVSRALAELKAQGLVEPVFAQSREKYYRATHHGLSLYQSVLNSPK from the coding sequence GTGAGTAGCTTCAGCGGGCTGCCGAAATTCGTGACGAGCAGCGAAGTTAGAAGGAAACTCCTAGGGCACCTCGCAAAGGAAGCGATGACGCCTACGGAGCTCGCCTCCATCGAGAAGAAGCACATCAGCCACGTCAGCCGAGCCCTAGCAGAGCTGAAGGCCCAGGGCTTGGTGGAGCCCGTCTTCGCCCAGTCCAGGGAGAAGTACTATCGCGCGACGCACCACGGGCTCAGCCTGTACCAGAGCGTCCTGAACTCACCGAAGTAA
- a CDS encoding DUF99 family protein, whose translation MRPSLSKPGLRVLGVAESFRKELPRSVLAGVVMRGDLVIDGLALGRTSVGGDDATASISSLFRRLKRNDVNLIMVSGAILSLYNIIDVDQLSAKTRRPVICLTFKETKGIEDSIRRHFPDSAEGKLLAYRALGERRRFRLSTGKAVYGRLSGLSFSEAMRVLELFTRQGSVPEPIKVARLLARAASIRQA comes from the coding sequence GTGCGCCCCAGCCTCTCCAAGCCCGGCCTCAGAGTGCTCGGAGTCGCAGAGAGCTTCAGGAAGGAGCTGCCGAGGTCCGTCCTCGCGGGCGTGGTAATGAGGGGCGACCTTGTGATTGACGGACTTGCCCTTGGAAGGACCTCCGTCGGCGGAGACGACGCGACCGCATCGATATCCTCCCTGTTCAGGAGGCTGAAGAGGAACGACGTCAACCTCATCATGGTCTCAGGAGCGATCCTTAGCCTCTACAACATCATCGACGTTGACCAACTATCGGCGAAGACCCGCCGCCCGGTCATCTGCCTCACCTTCAAGGAGACCAAAGGGATCGAGGACTCCATTAGGAGGCACTTCCCCGACAGCGCCGAGGGCAAGCTCCTGGCATACCGGGCCCTGGGGGAGAGGAGAAGGTTTCGGCTTTCGACGGGCAAGGCTGTCTACGGCCGTCTTTCCGGTCTCTCGTTCTCGGAGGCCATGCGCGTCCTCGAGCTCTTCACGCGGCAGGGCTCGGTCCCCGAGCCGATCAAAGTTGCAAGGCTGCTCGCGCGGGCAGCCTCGATCAGACAAGCTTGA
- a CDS encoding restriction endonuclease encodes MFSGPRVPSERARGYIEGTFSIPPMLQVEAEIASTLGRTESVFDSRVVRAIAACRTGTPPELVARHLHWSEFESFGADLLKASGYGVEQDVVLKNPRAQIDILGRSGRIAVAVDCKRWSKSAAPGVAMKVARAQGERAVLLRSARPYLEPIVAVILMISLEAPLLMEGAAVVPIHAFRDFLESLDSLVPELTAY; translated from the coding sequence GTGTTCTCAGGCCCGAGGGTTCCCAGCGAAAGGGCTCGGGGGTACATCGAGGGCACGTTCTCAATCCCTCCGATGCTCCAGGTCGAAGCGGAGATAGCCTCAACTTTGGGCCGTACCGAATCAGTCTTCGACTCCAGGGTCGTGCGGGCGATCGCTGCCTGCAGGACCGGGACTCCTCCTGAGCTCGTCGCGAGGCACCTGCACTGGTCAGAGTTCGAGTCGTTCGGGGCGGACCTGTTGAAAGCCAGCGGGTATGGGGTGGAACAGGACGTGGTCCTGAAAAACCCGAGGGCCCAGATAGACATCCTCGGTCGTTCGGGCAGGATCGCGGTGGCGGTGGACTGCAAGCGATGGTCGAAGAGCGCAGCCCCGGGAGTGGCGATGAAGGTGGCAAGGGCCCAGGGCGAGAGGGCGGTGCTTCTGAGGAGTGCGAGGCCCTACTTGGAGCCCATAGTGGCTGTAATTCTAATGATTTCGCTGGAGGCGCCTTTGTTGATGGAGGGCGCCGCGGTGGTTCCGATCCACGCATTCCGCGACTTCCTCGAGAGCCTCGACTCGCTGGTCCCCGAGCTCACCGCATACTGA
- a CDS encoding ABC transporter ATP-binding protein: protein MAGQEILRVDDLHTYFFTEAGVVKAVDGVSFTLNEDEPLGLVGESGSGKSVTAQSILGIVPRPGKVLSGQVMLRGEDLLRKKDKEMRKVRGKKIGVVFQDPNSSLNPLFTVGRQLTDVVKTHYDISNSQAFEKGVGLLKLVRIPEPETRMTQYPHELSGGMRQRVAIARALAGEPEILIADEPTTNLDVTIQAQVLELLKSIQRELNMALIMITHDMGIVAEMTEKVVVLYAGRVAEVSRTREIFSTPKHPYTSALLRAVPRVDRTAALMSIPGNIPNLIEPPTGCRFHPRCRYMTQLCVDKVPPLEDILEHRKVSCHHWKDLALEKEAAV, encoded by the coding sequence TTGGCAGGCCAGGAGATCCTACGCGTAGACGACCTGCACACGTACTTCTTCACCGAAGCAGGGGTCGTAAAAGCCGTGGACGGCGTCTCCTTCACCCTCAACGAGGACGAGCCACTCGGCCTCGTCGGAGAGTCCGGCTCCGGCAAGTCTGTCACCGCCCAGTCGATCCTTGGGATAGTCCCTCGCCCCGGCAAGGTCCTCTCGGGGCAGGTCATGCTCAGGGGCGAGGACCTCCTCCGCAAGAAGGACAAAGAGATGCGCAAGGTGAGGGGTAAGAAGATCGGTGTCGTCTTCCAAGACCCCAACTCATCGCTCAACCCTCTCTTCACTGTAGGCAGGCAGCTCACGGACGTCGTCAAGACACACTACGACATCTCCAACTCGCAGGCCTTCGAGAAGGGCGTGGGCCTGCTAAAGCTGGTCAGGATCCCCGAGCCCGAGACGAGGATGACCCAGTATCCTCACGAGCTGAGCGGGGGGATGCGCCAGAGGGTCGCGATAGCAAGGGCGCTCGCCGGGGAGCCGGAGATACTCATAGCCGACGAGCCGACCACCAACCTCGACGTCACCATCCAGGCCCAGGTCCTGGAGCTCCTGAAGTCGATACAGCGCGAGCTGAACATGGCACTGATAATGATAACCCACGACATGGGAATCGTCGCGGAGATGACCGAGAAGGTCGTGGTCCTCTATGCCGGCAGGGTCGCGGAGGTCTCGCGCACCCGAGAGATCTTCTCGACGCCCAAGCACCCGTACACTTCCGCGCTCCTGAGGGCAGTCCCGAGAGTCGACAGGACAGCGGCCCTCATGTCGATCCCTGGCAACATACCGAACCTGATCGAGCCGCCCACCGGCTGCAGGTTCCACCCCAGGTGCAGGTACATGACCCAGCTCTGCGTGGACAAGGTCCCTCCTCTCGAGGACATCCTCGAGCACAGGAAGGTTTCCTGCCACCACTGGAAGGACCTTGCCCTCGAAAAGGAGGCGGCCGTCTGA